The genomic segment CCGGGCCGCGACCTCCTCCACGCTGGTGGCGTCGAAGCCCCGCTCGGCGAAGAGCTGACGGCCGATCGCGATCAGCTGCTCCCGGCGCTGCGCGGCCGACATGCGCACCCGTGGGGTGGTCGCCGCCCTTGCACGTCGTGGCCGGGCCGCGGCGTCGTCTGAGTCCGTCACCCGCCCATCCTGCCAGCTCTGTCCGATTTCCATCGGCCCCGGGAAGCCGGTGGCGACCAGTCGTACGGTCCGCCGGGTTGACGGGCGACCAGGAGGTGGTGTCGAAGCTTGACCGGCTCGCCGTCGAAAGGGGTTGACCCGGTGCCGCTAAGATGTGACCGGTGGACATGGCCCCGCGGGGGAGATGTCCGTGATAGTCCCGGATCGTCTAATGGTAGGACCGCGGCTTTTGGTGCCGTTTATAGGGGTTCGAATCCTCTTCCGGGAGCCGGCTGTCTGCGGCTGTGGTGTCGCCGCCCTCTCTGAGTGACTACTGCGAACACAGGAGTACCGCGTGAGTCAGGCCCCTCGTCGAACCGTTGTCGTCCTTGCCGCCGGTGAGGGCAAGCGGATGAAGTCCGCCACGCCCAAGGTGCTGCACCCCCTGCTCGGGCGCACGCTGCTCGGGCACGTGCTCACCGCCTCCGGCCCGGCCGGCGCCGAGCGGACGATCGTGGTCGTGGGGCACAAGGCCGACCAGGTCGAGGCGCACCTGAGCGAGGTCGCGCCGGCCGCCACGCCGGTGCTGCAGGCCCAGCAGAACGGGACCGGTCACGCCGTGCGGATCGCGCTCGAGGCCGTGCCCGAGGCGACCGGCACGGTGGTCGTCCTCAACGGTGACGTGCCGCTGCTGCGGGCCGAGACGGTGGCGAGCCTGATCGAGGCGCACGAGTCGGGCGCGCGTGGGGCGACGGTGCTGGCGGCCGAGGTGCACAACCCGACCGGCCTGGGCCGGATCGTGCGGGACGGCGCCGGCAACCTCGAAAGGATCGTCGAGGAGCGGGACGCGTCGGCCGAGGTGCGGGCGATCCGCGAGATCAACGCGGGCATCTACGCGTTCGACCTCTCCTCGCTGCGGGAGGCGCTGGCCAAGCTGTCGACCGACAACGATCAGGGCGAGGAATACCTGACCGACGTCTTCGGGATCATGGCCGCGGTCGGTCACCCGGTCGGGGTGTTCGTGGCCCCCGACGCCGACGAGACGCTGGGCTGCAACGACCGGGCCGAGCTGGCCAAGCTGCGGGCACTGCTGCGCGACCGGGTCAACGAGGCCTGGATGCGTACGGGGGTCTCCATCCTCGACCCGTCGACCACGTGGATCGACGTCACCGTCACGCTGGAGCCGGACGCCGAGATCGACCAGAACTCGCAGCTGCTGGGCGCGACCACGGTCGGCGCGGGCGCCATCGTGGGGCCGGACACGACGCTGATCGACAGCACGGTCGGTGCGGGTGCGGTGGTGCTGCGCACGCACTCGATCGGCGCCCAGATCGGGCCGGAGGCGACCGTCGGGCCGTTCTCGTTCCTGCGCCCGGGCACGCGGCTGGGGCGCAAGGCCAAGGTCGGCGGCTTCGTCGAGACCAAGAACGCTGAGCTGGGCGACGGCGCGAAGGTGCCGCACCTGTCCTACGTGGGTGACGCCACGATCGGGTCCAAGGCCAACATCGGCGCGGGCACGATCTTCGCCAACTACGACGGGGTCAACAAGAGCCACACCACTGTGGGTGAGGCCGCGTTCGTCGGCTCCGACACCGTGCTCATCGCGCCGGTCGAGATCGAGCCGGGGGCCTATGTCGCCGCTGGTAGCGCCATTCAGAAGGGCGTACCGGCGGGCAGCCTCGGCGTGACGCGGGCGCCGCAGCGCAACGTCGAGGGCTGGGTGGCGCGCAAGCGGGCGGGCACGGTGTCGGCCGCCGCCGCCGAGAAGGCGATCGCCGAGAAAGAGGCCGGCGGCGAGGTCAGCACGGCCGAGTAACGCGCGGATCGGCGCGGGTTGGGGTTAGCTGGAGGTGGACGCAAGGCCACTGGCGGGTATCCGACAGTGGCGTGCCGAAGCCGGTGGCTGGTGGGGTGACCGTCCCTGAGCTGGAATGTTCCGGCGGGGTGAGGCATCCCACCCGGTGGCCTCGGAACGTGGCGGCGGAGTGCCCGCGGGGGATACTTCACTCCGATTACGTCCCCACCCCCTCGATCCAACGGGAGTAGCGAGCCGATGGGCAGCATCGTCGCGGAGAACCGTAAGTCTCTGATGCTTTTCTCCGGCCGGGGTTTCCCGGAGCTGGCCGACGAGATCGGGCAGGTGCTGGGCGTGGCCCCGACCCCCGCCGACTCGTACGAGTTCGCCAACGGCGAGATCTTCGTTCGCTTCAAGGACTCCGTCCGCGGCTCGGACGCGTTCGTCGTGCAGTCGGTGACCGAGGGTGTGAACCGCTGGGTCATGGAGACCCTGATCATGATCGACGCCCTGAAGCGGGGCTCGGCCAAGCGGATCACCGTCGTGCTGCCGTTCTATCCGTATTCGCGGCAGGACAAGAAGCACCGGGGCCGGGAGCCGATCTCGGCCCGGCTGGTGGCCGACCTGCTCAAGACGGCGGGGGCCAACCGCATTCTCACGGTCGACCTGCACACCGCGCAGATCCAGGGCTTCTTCGACGGCCCGGTCGACCACCTGTTCGCGATGGACATCCTGGCTGAGCACGTGCAGAAGAAGTACGCCGGTCGGCCGATGACAGTGGTCGCGCCCGACTCGGGCCGTGTGCGCGTGGCCGAGCGGTGGACCGACCGGCTGGGCGGCTGCCCGCTGGCGTTCATCCACAAAACCCGCGACCCGCTCAAGCCCAACCAGGTGGTCGCCAACCGAGTGGTCGGTGAGGTCGAGGGCCGGGTTTGCCTGATCGTCGACGACATGATCGACACCGGCGGCACGATCACCAAGGCGGCCGACATCCTCTGGGAGGAGGGCGCGGCCGACGTGGTGGTGGCCTCCACCCACGCGCTGCTCTCCGACCCGGCCACCGAGCGCCTGAAGAACAGCCGGATCAGCGAGCTCGTGGTGACGAACACGCTGCCGCTGCCGCCCGAGAAGCGGCTCGACAAGATCACCGTGCTGTCGATCGCGCCGCTGCTGGCCCGCGCGATCCGCGAGGTCTTCGACGACGGCTCGGTCACCACCCTGTTCGGCGGCCTGAGCTAGCAGACGCCCGGAAGGGGCGCTCTGAGCCGTCACCGCGGCGGGAAATCGGTTGATGCAAGTTGCATCGAGAGGGTGAAGTTTTCGCGGTGTGCCTGAGCGGGGCGGACCCGCTGAGTCGTGCGCGCGTACAGCAGGTAAGCTAGTGCGGTTGC from the Paractinoplanes abujensis genome contains:
- the glmU gene encoding bifunctional UDP-N-acetylglucosamine diphosphorylase/glucosamine-1-phosphate N-acetyltransferase GlmU; this translates as MSQAPRRTVVVLAAGEGKRMKSATPKVLHPLLGRTLLGHVLTASGPAGAERTIVVVGHKADQVEAHLSEVAPAATPVLQAQQNGTGHAVRIALEAVPEATGTVVVLNGDVPLLRAETVASLIEAHESGARGATVLAAEVHNPTGLGRIVRDGAGNLERIVEERDASAEVRAIREINAGIYAFDLSSLREALAKLSTDNDQGEEYLTDVFGIMAAVGHPVGVFVAPDADETLGCNDRAELAKLRALLRDRVNEAWMRTGVSILDPSTTWIDVTVTLEPDAEIDQNSQLLGATTVGAGAIVGPDTTLIDSTVGAGAVVLRTHSIGAQIGPEATVGPFSFLRPGTRLGRKAKVGGFVETKNAELGDGAKVPHLSYVGDATIGSKANIGAGTIFANYDGVNKSHTTVGEAAFVGSDTVLIAPVEIEPGAYVAAGSAIQKGVPAGSLGVTRAPQRNVEGWVARKRAGTVSAAAAEKAIAEKEAGGEVSTAE
- a CDS encoding ribose-phosphate diphosphokinase; translation: MGSIVAENRKSLMLFSGRGFPELADEIGQVLGVAPTPADSYEFANGEIFVRFKDSVRGSDAFVVQSVTEGVNRWVMETLIMIDALKRGSAKRITVVLPFYPYSRQDKKHRGREPISARLVADLLKTAGANRILTVDLHTAQIQGFFDGPVDHLFAMDILAEHVQKKYAGRPMTVVAPDSGRVRVAERWTDRLGGCPLAFIHKTRDPLKPNQVVANRVVGEVEGRVCLIVDDMIDTGGTITKAADILWEEGAADVVVASTHALLSDPATERLKNSRISELVVTNTLPLPPEKRLDKITVLSIAPLLARAIREVFDDGSVTTLFGGLS